Genomic DNA from Sphingobium sp. WTD-1:
CGAGACGCCGATGTATCTCGATGCGCTCGTCGCCGACCAGCCGCTGATCGGCGGTCTCGAGCCACGATTGGGATCGTCGCATCTGCGCGTCCTGACCATCGTCGGCTTTCCGACCGCGACCACGCCCGGCCTGCTCGACGAGTTGAACCGGCTCGCCTTTCCCTATCGCTGGTCCACCCGCGCGATCCTGCTCGACAAGACCGATGCGACGAAGCTGCTGACCAAGATCCGGCGGCAATGGTTCGCCAAGCGCAAGTCGATCGCCGCGATCCTGAAAGAGGTGATGACCAACGAGGCCTCGGCCCTCGTGGACACGGACGCCGCCAACAAGGCGGCCGACGCCGATCTGGCGTTGCAGGAGCTGGGCGCGGACTATGCCGGTCTCGCCTATGTCACCGCGACGATCACGGTTTGGGACGACGATCCGCGTATTGCCGACGAGAAGCTTCGGCTGACGGAAAAAATCGTCCAGGGCCGCGATTTCACGGCGATGGCCGAGACGATTAATGCGGCGGACGCCTGGCTCGGCAGCTTGCCGGGCCATGTCTATGCCAATGTCCGACAGCCGCCGATTTCGACTTTGAACCTCGCCCACATGATTCCGCTTTCGGCGGTATGGGCGGGTCCGGAACGGGACGAGCATTTTGCAGCGCCCCCACTGCTCTTCGGTAAGACCGAAGGCTCGACCCCGTTCCGGTTATCCCTTCACGTCGGCGATGTCGGCCATACCCTCGTCGTCGGGCCGACTGGTGCCGGCAAGTCCGTGCTGCTGGCGCTCATGGCGCTTCAGTTTCGGCGCTACCCGCAAGCGCAAGTCTTCGCCTTCGACTTTGGTGGCAGTATTCGCGCCGCCGCGCTGGCGATGGACGGCGACTGGCACGATCTCGGCGGTGGCTTGAGCGACGGCAGCGACGAGAGCGTGTCGCTCCAACCGCTGGCCCGCATCCATGACGTGCCGGAGCGCGCCTGGGCGGCCGACTGGATCGTGGCGATCCTGACCCGCGAAGGCGTCGCCATCACCCCGGAGGTGAAAGAATACATCTGGACCGCGCTGACCTCGCTCGCCAGCGCGCCCGTCGGCGAGCGCACGATCACCGGCCTTGCGGTCCTGCTTCAGTCCAATGACCTGAAACAGGCGCTCCGGCCTTATTGTGTCGGCGGCGCCCATGGCCGGCTGCTCGACGCCGAGGCCGAGCACCTCGGCTCCGCCACGGTCCAGGCCTTCGAGACCGAGGGGTTGATCGGCACAGAGGCAGCGCCCGCCGTGCTGGCCTATCTGTTTCACCGCATCGGCGACCGGCTCGACGGTTCGCCAACGCTCATCATCATCGACGAAGGGTGGCTGGCGCTGGACGACGAAGGGTTCGCCGGCCAGCTCCGCGAATGGCTGAAGACGCTGCGCAAAAAGAACGCCAGCGTCATCTTCGCCACGCAGTCGCTGTCTGACATCGACGGCAGCGCCATCGCGCCCGCCATCATCGAAAGCTGCCAGACCCGGCTTCTGCTCCCCAACGAACGGGCGATCGAGCCGCAGATCACGGCCATCTATCGCCGCTTCGGCCTCAACGACCGCCAAATCGAGATCCTCGCACGGGCGACACCGAAGCGCGATTATTACTGCCAGTCGCGGCGGGGCAACCGGCTGTTCGAGTTGGGTCTGTCCGATGTGGCGCTGGCGCTCTGCGCCGTCTCGTCGAAGACCGACCAGACCGAGATCGCCCGCATCGTCGCCGATCATGGCCGCGACGGCTTCCTCACCGACTGGCTGCGCCATCGCGGTCTCGCCTGGGCGGCCGACCTTATCCCCGACCTTACCAACCTGGAGATCCCATCATGACCACTCGTCGTTCCCTTGGCCGCCGCTTCGCCGCTGTCTTGCTGGCCGCACCCATCGCGCTGTCGCCGATCCTCGTGACGACGCCCGCCCAAGCGCAGTTCGGCGGGATCGTGTTCGACCCGCGCAATTACGTGGAAAACGTCCTGTCGGCCGCACGCTCGCTCCAGCAGATCAACAACCAGATCACCTCGCTTCAGAACGAGGCCCAGTCGCTCATTAATCAGGCTCGTAACCTTACCAGCCTGCCATATTCATCGCTGCAACAGCTTCAGCAGTCGGTCCAGCGCACCCAGCAGCTTCTGCAACAGGCGCAGAACGTCGCCTATGACGTCCAGCAGATCGACCGGATGTTCAGCCAAAAATACGGCAACGTCTCGCTATCGGCCTCCGACAGCCAGCTTGTCTCCGACGCCCGCTCGCGTTGGCAGAACACCGTCGGCGGTTTGCAGGACGCGATGAAGGTGCAGGCCGGCGTCGTCGGCAATATCGAGACCAACCGGTCGCAGATGTCTGCGCTGGTCGGATCGAGCCAATCCGCGACCGGCGCGCTTCAGGCAACGCAGGCGGGCAACCAGCTTCTCGCGCTCCAGGCCCAGCAGCTCGCCGATCTCACCGCCGTAGTCGCCGCC
This window encodes:
- the trbJ gene encoding P-type conjugative transfer protein TrbJ; amino-acid sequence: MTTRRSLGRRFAAVLLAAPIALSPILVTTPAQAQFGGIVFDPRNYVENVLSAARSLQQINNQITSLQNEAQSLINQARNLTSLPYSSLQQLQQSVQRTQQLLQQAQNVAYDVQQIDRMFSQKYGNVSLSASDSQLVSDARSRWQNTVGGLQDAMKVQAGVVGNIETNRSQMSALVGSSQSATGALQATQAGNQLLALQAQQLADLTAVVAANGRAQALTEAERAAAAEQGREQRRRFLTPGTGYQPGSAQMFNNGNN
- the trbE gene encoding conjugal transfer protein TrbE → MMNLTEYRRTATRLADFLPWVALVGEGVVLNKDGSFQRTARFRGPDLDSAVPAELVAVAGRLNNAFRRLGSGWAIFVEAQRHEAASYAVSRFPDAASALVDAERKADFKEAGSHYESSYFLTFTYLPPAEDAARAETWLYEGRERSGVDGREMLAGFVDRTDRVLQLVEGFMPECVWLDDAETLTYLHSCVSTQRHRVRVPETPMYLDALVADQPLIGGLEPRLGSSHLRVLTIVGFPTATTPGLLDELNRLAFPYRWSTRAILLDKTDATKLLTKIRRQWFAKRKSIAAILKEVMTNEASALVDTDAANKAADADLALQELGADYAGLAYVTATITVWDDDPRIADEKLRLTEKIVQGRDFTAMAETINAADAWLGSLPGHVYANVRQPPISTLNLAHMIPLSAVWAGPERDEHFAAPPLLFGKTEGSTPFRLSLHVGDVGHTLVVGPTGAGKSVLLALMALQFRRYPQAQVFAFDFGGSIRAAALAMDGDWHDLGGGLSDGSDESVSLQPLARIHDVPERAWAADWIVAILTREGVAITPEVKEYIWTALTSLASAPVGERTITGLAVLLQSNDLKQALRPYCVGGAHGRLLDAEAEHLGSATVQAFETEGLIGTEAAPAVLAYLFHRIGDRLDGSPTLIIIDEGWLALDDEGFAGQLREWLKTLRKKNASVIFATQSLSDIDGSAIAPAIIESCQTRLLLPNERAIEPQITAIYRRFGLNDRQIEILARATPKRDYYCQSRRGNRLFELGLSDVALALCAVSSKTDQTEIARIVADHGRDGFLTDWLRHRGLAWAADLIPDLTNLEIPS